The following proteins are encoded in a genomic region of Cataglyphis hispanica isolate Lineage 1 chromosome 9, ULB_Chis1_1.0, whole genome shotgun sequence:
- the LOC126851942 gene encoding general transcription factor 3C polypeptide 1 isoform X2 encodes MTYLSFNLMESIIDEIALEGLDGITLQALWLRLANRFHDPLPLPKPFMEQVWSIIKKVKGFSFYKLETPREPLVIFDRYEFVHPDLGIILEPPSVPPDIYPHCPIQDPKTGVKGSCSTYYTRKDIKDNVKNADLDEVTEKYGLSLVIVASQLIRTRALMSVDVSPTLELTIMHYCFLERVGRARYHGEVTQGKLSLAALKEDPKTLFYHRKFLLHHKLITKQIHHQKSSGHCGSGSLLHLPRFYVERKPKMIYLAEQVLDILRSKENGVAEYDEIRRKLGIDNSIKKLFKTSFFQKIVKTDICVPYRTLYSNAEPNEWQQKQDPSKEKKIRVVQLLYPDVDIADIWNKDEKDDDEDIIELDVSNHKVNVPYLKQANAIVEESRLEGVSQAYLGKQMGLTKLQSRTFLRNMIKMGIVAKYMNDMGRQRITKYVSKKFEKGSKMSKQFNKEIHKIKELTKSIISENEGNLKSEVALQVEDQKSSLNCEDDQTNKKFHQVDQINVDAPIINKNEEENKDIDRIKKDIELKNYTINRIFHKYQLSTFKSKYKRTSSQLLLIKTKNSNVNVKKQRVKSNVSSTCIQQIANDTKATSFYNSIKTNLIAQKPVRIGKGVGEVFGFMEVVQNSEKNTSNITYRLLRRANMIIEAVKEHQVIDDTTKLMKMICEEEDKEGYDVKIDKKSLIRLLQKLAKDNLVKNIKLTLSANGREKNMMFICDPNIDTDHTVIKSAVEQAKVKFCLLASQKAKLLAKKTADKNKENTVDKPSDSKEQLQELSKTTIKNTLSSVYKYDARAGKRYGLSPKFIRMQTMHILLFYLVYDHPGIPKLSQQEQIEILKSNDYEIDDNLVQEFSTIYNTEVGWKMFVPPLPKHSGWPEGWALMCDVLLGLPLSIFVKVHNITFTIPELEHYLNHPIRKHYLVKNLPVTIRNTLLHARKYIFNIHDTVTRLCYIGLVQFGPQRLKDKDQVFIYLNRRTELMDTISSSPSYHKIEDKMYPVTKYFFDRIQVVEKYWYDMWTICVSTLLGGRQAVQGKDILLEDLSKKTAMIEAIAPRTSKQTAEMDTGAVPGDRKGAAGIDSAFFAHLKRNWNWSISSTNRQASRNHEKSSTGQRDLHFSKIQTKPVKYTEYDGLKKVSGPPPPIVNATELRKKVYDHFSSGGRKNEALPSQQSTKQKSFIRRVMPRKKSGRPRLKYDEDDYRAMQRMHKLRVDWESHEDNILLVCKVATTYLSSNSRKQVIGFTTVRDVLRTFSYNSYNKTSRACQRRLMYMLKQPRTVNSVALGVEEIKQDPFVDRRYGGTMDKLKNECTSSADYEKRVTEIFKELVGYIIKKYYDIAEIKPKKHLAMPRTVQEFNLFFEIVYPAKPHHNQGFTKDVRSINDIHAATINSVIHSSMCCGKDRRCWAYQLFKVYQQYPEILLRQAMSKIRSDQMVTVKKHHLATIKKFGNYMPMSSSQYQLSINYIHKLQTKWPYEAFKKSYDVFVKLLQWYSEHKNVLPSPEQKEMLNGTEILPVSCGIVTIMHDFLGRDQIDFDIEMPEQIIMLDARYQGKDETYFRVAQRYQDILTRLYRFKFENVGAQNAEFFESEMKTWREVSSKRKRVIEDDDCEELMAKIARRDEECNERESEKESKRNEIVTGNRSVNENIEQLSLKNHSNVHKQNEKKIHVNRSKKRSIDVEDNFMDYEEPFLKRAKLNSENSTDVEDLEKDEESNVCENLESIKKIPSKNTLESFESLKELKEQVKEEASSTQSSRTSKVAAIPRRVSEIIRNVPSETSCFSLYSKLDDTNDIQKKYTRIAMLRMREELNNLTVADSHHAHEYFVVNSFKMFYNLEMSSSTASSASSNEIENFRSYSVPSQLIPLRINTVNDLLNELNRTAIFPKNGISYADYKDEIMTKKNDIPVEWKYVDAVYKFVREKKEIGACSQELLDKFFNEQGTNLYKAVSLLMENHIFLRSGVTNPRYIHHRYVDSWLIHSYKIYRLEQESTVPFKDSVYATMQQGKTAEASLEMNAKQNSEDTETDNAIPSTSSHNHEIKEKKDEKVDKDLNKEEEDEKVDKDLNKEEEKEKKEDSEINEENGTHSRKRMHKQRTCLLPQRDVYKSAQQLDFSTAEEIKVVIKPWIRIDGVLNRKVLDRMLGAVLNYCLLHPGHTMAKVQNRFVPALQPFHTRELIEILIKVGCLESKHLKKTRVTLFSRPSTIQITKLTADTIGWFAEDEIVLEPAVDAIIKFSIFLSTRMYSTDFMP; translated from the exons atgacttatctatcatttaatttaatggaaTCAATCATCGATGAGATTGCTTTGGAAGGATTAGATGGCATTACTTTACAAG caTTATGGCTGAGATTAGCAAATAGATTTCATGATCCATTGCCATTGCCTAAACCTTTCATGGAACAGGTATggtcaataattaaaaaggtgAAAGGCttttcattttacaaattagaGACGCCAAGAGAACCATTGGTGATATTTGATCGTTATGAATTTGTACATCCTGACCTAGGCATTATACTTGAGCCa ccAAGTGTTCCACCAGATATTTATCCCCATTGTCCTATTCAAGATCCTAAGACAGGTGTAAAAGGATCTTGttctacatattatacaagaaAGGATATCAAAGATAATGTAAAGAATGCAGATCTAGATGAGGTAACAGAAAAATATGGATTAAGTTTGGTGATTGTAGCATCTCAATTGATCAGGACACGGGCTTTGATGAGTGTCGATGTAAGTCCAACATTGGAGCTGACAATCATGCATTATTGCTTCTTAGAAAGAGTGGGAAGAGCTCGTTATCATGGTGAAGTTACTCAAGGCAAACTCAGCTTAGCAGCACTCAAAGAAGATCcaaaaactttgttttatcATCGAAAATTTCTGCTACATCACAAACTAATCACAAAGCAAATTCATCATCAGAAAAGCTCCGGCCATTGCGGTAGCGGTAGTCTTCTTCATCTGCCACGCTTTTATGTAGAACGAAAaccaaaaatgatttatttggcAGAACAGGTGCTTGACATTCTAAGATCCAAAGAAAATGGTGTAGCTGAGTATGACGAGATTAGGAGGAAACTTGGAAttgataattctattaaaaagttgtttaaaacttctttctttcaaaaaattgtgaaGACAGACATTTGCGTGCCATATAGAACTTTGTATTCTAACGCGGAACCTAACGAATGGCAACAAAAACAGGATCCTTCAAAGGAGAAGAAGATTAGAGTGGTACAACTGCTATATCCAGATGTCGATATTGCGGATATATGGAACAAAGATGAAAAGGACGATGATGAAGATATTATAGAATTGGATGTTTCCAATCATAAAGTTAATGTTCCTTACCTAAAGCAAGCAAACGCTATTGTCGAAGAGAGTCGATTAGAAGGAGTATCTCAag CTTATTTAGGAAAACAGATGGGTCTAACCAAATTGCAATCTAGGACATTCTTGAGAAATATGATAAAGATGGGAattgttgcaaaatatatgaacGATATGGGTCGACaaagaattacaaaatatgtgtcaaagaaatttgaaaaaggcAGTAAGATGAGTAAGCAATTTAACAAGGAAATACACAAGATTAAGGAACTCACCAAGAGCATCATCAGTGAGAATGAAGGAAATCTCAAAAGTGAAGTAGCTTTACAAGTGGAAGACCAAAAGTCTTCTCTAAATTGTGAAGATGAtcagacaaataaaaaatttcatcaagtTGATCAAATTAATGTTGATGCAccgattattaacaaaaatgaagaggaaaataaagatatagatcgtattaaaaaagacatagagttgaaaaattataccATTAACAGAATTTTCCACAAGTATCAATTGTCAacatttaaatctaaatacaAACGCACATCGTCAcagcttttattaataaagacgAAGAATTCCAATGTTAAcgtaaaaaaacaaagagtGAAATCTAATGTTTCATCTACGTGTATACAGCAAATTGCGAATGATACCAAAGCtacatcattttataatagcaTAAAGACGAATCTGATAGCGCAAAAGCCCGTTCGTATTGGGAAAGGAGTCGGTGAAGTTTTTGGTTTTATGGAAGTTGTGCAAAACAGTGAGAAAAATACGTCTAATATTACATACAg ATTGCTGAGGCGTGCCAACATGATCATCGAAGCAGTGAAGGAGCACCAGGTGATTGATGATACAACAAAACTTATGAAAATGATTTGTGAAGAAGAGGATAAAGAGGGTTATGATGTtaagatcgataaaaaatcTCTCATAAGGCTACTGCAAAAACTCGCTAAGGATAACTTGGTGAAGAATATCAAGTTGACTTTAAGCGCGAACGGACGTGAAAAAAACATGATGTTTATTTGCGATCCAAATATCGATACCGATCATACCGTGATCAAGTCGGCCGTTGAGCAAGCGAAAGTCAAGTTTTGTTTGTTAGCATCTCAAAAGGCGAAGTTACTTGCAAAAAAAACGGCagataagaataaagaaaatacagTAGACAAGCCGTCGGATTCTAAGGAGCAATTGCAAGAACTTAGCAAgacaacaattaaaaatacgttGTCTTCTGTCTACAAGTATGATGCTAGAGCTGGCAAACGATATGGTCTCAGTCCAAAGTTTATCAGAATGCAAACAATGCACATTTTGCTCTTTTATTTAGTATATGATCATCCTGGCATACCAAAGTTATCTCAGCAAGAACAGATAGAAATTCTTAAATCTAATGACTATGAAATTGATGATAATCTTGTTCAGGAATTTAGTACTATTTACAACACCGAAGTAGGCTGGAAGATGTTTGTTCCACCTTTGCCTAAACACAGCGGATGGCCCGAAGGTTGGGCACTGATGTGCGACGTCCTATTGGGGCTGCCTTTATCGATTTTCGTTAAGGTGCATAACATCACCTTTACGATACCCGAATTGGAACACTATTTGAATCATCCTATTAGGAAGCATTACCTTGTCAAGAATCTTCCG gtCACAATACGGAACACTCTCTTACATGcacggaaatatatatttaatattcatgataCCGTAACTAGATTATGTTACATCGGTCTAGTACAGTTCGGTCCACAGCGACTGAAGGATAAAGATCAAGTATTCATCTATCTGAATCGACGCACGGAATTGATGGATACGATCTCTTCGTCACCGAGCTATCATAAGATCGAAGACAAAATGTATCCGGTCACTAAGTACTTCTTCGATCGCATACAG GTCGTTGAAAAATACTGGTACGATATGTGGACTATTTGTGTTAGTACGCTACTTGGTGGAAGACAGGCCGTACAGGGTAAGGATATTTTACTAGAGGATCTGAGCAAAAAGACTGCTATGATAGAAGCGATTGCACCACGCACTTCGAAACAGACCGCGGAAATGGATACGGGTGCAGTTCCCGGAGATCGTAAAGGAGCTGCTGGTATTGATTCAGCTTTCTTTGCACATTTAAAACGTAATTGGAATTGGTCAATTAGTTCTACAAATCGACAG GCCTCCAGGAATCACGAAAAATCCAGCACAGGTCAACGAGATTTGCATTTCTCAAAGATTCAGACAAAGCCGGTTAAGTATACGGAATATGATGGCCTGAAGAAAGTTTCTGGACCGCCACCGCCTATTGTCAACGCGACCGAATTGCGGAAAAAGGTGTACGATCACTTTAGCAGTGGCGGGCGGAAGAACGAGGCCTTACCGTCACAACAATCAACCAagcaaaaatcttttatacgaCGAGTGATGCCGCGTAAAAAAAGCGGTCGGCCGCGGCTTAAGTATGATGAGGACGATTACCGAGCGATGCAGCGGATGCACAAGCTACGTGTGGACTGGGAATCACACGAGGATAATATCTTGCTGGTGTGTAAGGTGGCAACAACATATTTATCTTCGAATTCGCGTAAGCAGGTCATCGGTTTCACAACAGTGCGCGATGTATTGCGTACATTCTCTTATAATTCGTACAACAAAACCTCCCGCGCTTGTCAACGTCGATTGATGTATATGCTGAAGCAGCCCCGCACGGTGAATAGCGTGGCGTTAGGCGTCGAGGAGATTAAGCAGGATCCTTTCGTCGACAGGCGGTACGGTGGCACGATGGATAAACTGAAAAATGAATGCACGAGTTCAGCAGATTACGAGAAACGAGTCACGGAGATCTTCAAGGAGCTTGTTGGCTATATCATCAAGAAGTATTATGACATCGCGGAGATTAAGCCAAAGAAGCATTTGGCGATGCCGAGAACGGTGCAGgagtttaatctttttttcgagATTGTCTATCCAGCAAAGCCACATCATAATCAGGGTTTCACAAAGGATGTGCGTAGTATAAATGATATCCATGCAGCGACCATCAATTCTGTCATACACAGTTCCATGTGTTGCGGTAAGGATAGACGCTGCTGGGCTTATCAACTGTTTAAg GTATACCAGCAATACCCGGAGATTTTATTACGGCAGGCGATGAGCAAGATCAGATCAGACCAAATGGTGACAGTAAAAAAGCATCACTTAGCGACTATTAAGAAGTTCGGCAATTACATGCCAATGAGCAGCTCACAGTACCAGCTTagtatcaattatattcataaactCCAAACCAAGTGGCCTTATGAAGCGTTTAAGAAATCCTACgatgtttttgtaaaattgttgCAATGGTATTCAGAGCACAAGAATGTCCTCCCTTCGCCGGAACAGAAGGAAATGTTGAATGGTACTGAAATTCTGCCAGTTTCCTGTGGCATAGTCACCATCATGCACGATTTCCTAGGACGCGATCAAATTGACTTTGACATAGAGATGCCGGAACAGATCATTATGTTAGACGCAAGATACCAAGGCAAGGACGAGACTTACTTTAGAGTTGCACAAAGATATCAGGATATTTTGACAAGGCTTTATCGTTTCAAGTTTGAGAACGTTGGCGCTCAAAATGCTGAATTTTTCGAATCTGAAATGAAAACATGGAGAGAGGTctcttcaaaaagaaaaagagttaTTGAAGACGATGATTGTGAAGAACTGATGGCGAAAATTGCTCGTAGGGACGAGGAATGCAATGAAAGAGAATCAGAAAAAGAATCTAAACGAAATGAAATTGTAACAGGAAACAGATCAGTTAACGAAAACATTGAACAGTTGAGTCTAAAGAATCATTCTAATGTCCATAagcaaaatgagaaaaaaattcatgtaaaTCGTTCAAAAAAGAGATCTATCGATGttgaagataattttatgGATTATGAAGAACCGTTCttaaaaagagcaaaattaaACTCCGAGAATTCGACAGATGTAGAGGATCTAGAAAAGGACGAAGAATCAAATGTGTGCGAGAATCTTGAAAGCATCAAAAAGATACCTTCAAAAAATACTCTCGAATCTTTTGAATcattgaaagaattaaaagaacaaGTAAAAGAAGAAG CTTCTTCAACGCAATCGAGCAGGACGAGCAAAGTAGCAGCGATTCCTCGACGCGTCAGCGAGATTATCAGAAATGTGCCGTCCGAAACGAGCTGCTTTAGTCTTTATAGCAAGCTTGATGATACAAACGACATTCAGAAAAAATACACGAGAATAGCTATGCTGAGGATGAGAGAAGAGCTAAATAATCTTACAGTAGCCGACAGCCATCACGCGCACGAATATTTTGTAGTTAATAGTTTCAAGATGTTCTATAACTTGGAGATGTCATCATCGACAGCATCATCTGCGTCGTcaaatgaaattgaaaatttcagaAGTTACTCAGTACCTAGCCAACTTATACCACTCAGGATCAATACTGTAAACGATCTTCTCAACGAACTGAATCGAACCGCAATTTTCCCGAAGAATGGTATCTCTTATGCAGACTATAAGGATGAGATAATGACAAAAAAGAATGACATACCGGTCGAGTGGAAATACGTCGACGCAGTATATAAATtcgttcgagaaaaaaaagaaatcggcGCTTGTTCTCAGGAGTTGTTG GATAAATTCTTCAATGAACAAGGAACGAACTTGTACAAAGCTGTTTCGCTTTTAATGgagaatcatatatttttgcgttCTGGTGTCACCAATCCACGCTACATTCATCATCGTTACGTGGATTCTTGGCTAATTCATTCCTACAAGATATATCGTCTCGAACAGGAGTCTACAGTGCCATTTAAGGACAGTGTATATGCCACAATGCAGCAAGGAAAGACAGCTGAGGCAAGTCTTGAAATGAATGCAAAACAGAATAGTGAAGATACAGAAACAGATAATGCAATACCATCAACATCATCGCATAATCACGAAatcaaagagaagaaagatgaGAAAGTTGATAAGGATTTAAAtaaggaagaagaagatgagaaagtggataaagatttaaataaggaggaggaaaaagagaagaaagaagatagCGAGATCAATGAAGAAAATGGTACACATTCGAGAAAAAGAATGCATAAGCAAAGAACATGTTTACTTCCACAAAGGGATGTGTACAAATCTGCCCAGCAATTAGATTTCTC AACGGCCGAGGAAATAAAAGTGGTGATAAAACCTTGGATTCGTATAGACGGCGTGTTGAATCGCAAAGTGCTCGATCGAATGCTAGGTGCAGTTCTCAATTATTGTTTACTTCACCCTGGACATACCATGGCAAAGGTGCAAAATAGATTCGTTCCAGCCCTACAACCCTTTCATACGCGGGAACTAATCGAg atattaattaaagtaggTTGTTTAGAGAGTAAGCATTTAAAGAAAACGCGCGTCACTCTGTTTTCTCGGCCATCTACGATTCAAATTACTAAGCTAA CTGCGGATACCATTGGATGGTTTGCTGAAGATGAGATAGTACTCGAGCCAGCTGTAGatgctattataaaattcagcATATTCTTGAGTACGAGGATGTACAGCACGGATTTTATGCC atga